The Triticum aestivum cultivar Chinese Spring chromosome 7B, IWGSC CS RefSeq v2.1, whole genome shotgun sequence genome window below encodes:
- the LOC123156986 gene encoding uncharacterized protein isoform X2, protein MTGRGATTRYLTAADNGDELNSSIVVGKYHRHLQSTPPTKSYGKGTGAAFTKELGYFNTGKHVSQMKDRKRATNPVNHQPKRRKVCQNISEEKHLDMDDSKLDLKFCTGSRKKKNFVEPKDLSHKLQREDLTFGSSTKRWYHSKNQTYQYERLNTGNENKELVFFSDEDTKLAKSVDVKVANKRQIDDSKQGKEKVTIKKEQGEGGLEKEEAREH, encoded by the exons ATGACGGGTCGCGGGGCCACAACGCGTTACCTCACCGCCGCTG ATAATGGTGATGAGCTCAACAGCAGCATCGTTGTTGGTAAATACCATCGGCACTTACAGTCTACTCCACCTACAAAGAGCTATGGCAAG GGCACTGGAGCAGCATTCACTAAAGAGCTAGGCTATTTTAACACAGGCAAACATGTTTCCCAAATGAAAGATCGGAAAAGAGCAACAAACCCCGTGAATCATCAACCAAAAAGGCGTAAAGTTTGTCAAAATATTTCTGAGGAGAAACATTTAGATATGGATGATAGTAAGTTAGATTTGAAGTTCTGTACAGGAAGTCGAAAGAAAAAAAACTTTGTTGAGCCAAAGGACTTGTCCCATAAACTACAGAGAGAAGATCTTACTTTTGGGAGTTCAACCAAGAG ATGGTACCATTCCAAGAATCAGACCTACCAATATGAGAGGTTAAATACAGGAAACGAGAATAAG GAATTAGTTTTCTTCAGTGACGAAGATACAAAACTCGCTAAATCTGTTGATGTCAAGGTGGCTAATAAACGGCAAATTG ATGATTCTAAGCAGGGCAAGGAGAAGGTGACTATAAAAAAAGAACAAGGAGAAGGTGGTCTCGAAAAAGAAGAAGCTAGAGAACACTGA
- the LOC123156986 gene encoding uncharacterized protein isoform X1, which yields MTGRGATTRYLTAADNGDELNSSIVVGKYHRHLQSTPPTKSYGKGTGAAFTKELGYFNTGKHVSQMKDRKRATNPVNHQPKRRKVCQNISEEKHLDMDDSKLDLKFCTGSRKKKNFVEPKDLSHKLQREDLTFGSSTKRWYHSKNQTYQYERLNTGNENKELVFFSDEDTKLAKSVDVKVANKRQIGNTINDSKQGKEKVTIKKEQGEGGLEKEEAREH from the exons ATGACGGGTCGCGGGGCCACAACGCGTTACCTCACCGCCGCTG ATAATGGTGATGAGCTCAACAGCAGCATCGTTGTTGGTAAATACCATCGGCACTTACAGTCTACTCCACCTACAAAGAGCTATGGCAAG GGCACTGGAGCAGCATTCACTAAAGAGCTAGGCTATTTTAACACAGGCAAACATGTTTCCCAAATGAAAGATCGGAAAAGAGCAACAAACCCCGTGAATCATCAACCAAAAAGGCGTAAAGTTTGTCAAAATATTTCTGAGGAGAAACATTTAGATATGGATGATAGTAAGTTAGATTTGAAGTTCTGTACAGGAAGTCGAAAGAAAAAAAACTTTGTTGAGCCAAAGGACTTGTCCCATAAACTACAGAGAGAAGATCTTACTTTTGGGAGTTCAACCAAGAG ATGGTACCATTCCAAGAATCAGACCTACCAATATGAGAGGTTAAATACAGGAAACGAGAATAAG GAATTAGTTTTCTTCAGTGACGAAGATACAAAACTCGCTAAATCTGTTGATGTCAAGGTGGCTAATAAACGGCAAATTGGTAACACAATAA ATGATTCTAAGCAGGGCAAGGAGAAGGTGACTATAAAAAAAGAACAAGGAGAAGGTGGTCTCGAAAAAGAAGAAGCTAGAGAACACTGA
- the LOC123156986 gene encoding uncharacterized protein isoform X4 → MTGRGATTRYLTAADNGDELNSSIVVGKYHRHLQSTPPTKSYGKGTGAAFTKELGYFNTGKHVSQMKDRKRATNPVNHQPKRRKVCQNISEEKHLDMDDSKLDLKFCTGSRKKKNFVEPKDLSHKLQREDLTFGSSTKRWYHSKNQTYQYERLNTGNENKELVFFSDEDTKLAKSVDVKVANKRQIGMLQQMILSRARRR, encoded by the exons ATGACGGGTCGCGGGGCCACAACGCGTTACCTCACCGCCGCTG ATAATGGTGATGAGCTCAACAGCAGCATCGTTGTTGGTAAATACCATCGGCACTTACAGTCTACTCCACCTACAAAGAGCTATGGCAAG GGCACTGGAGCAGCATTCACTAAAGAGCTAGGCTATTTTAACACAGGCAAACATGTTTCCCAAATGAAAGATCGGAAAAGAGCAACAAACCCCGTGAATCATCAACCAAAAAGGCGTAAAGTTTGTCAAAATATTTCTGAGGAGAAACATTTAGATATGGATGATAGTAAGTTAGATTTGAAGTTCTGTACAGGAAGTCGAAAGAAAAAAAACTTTGTTGAGCCAAAGGACTTGTCCCATAAACTACAGAGAGAAGATCTTACTTTTGGGAGTTCAACCAAGAG ATGGTACCATTCCAAGAATCAGACCTACCAATATGAGAGGTTAAATACAGGAAACGAGAATAAG GAATTAGTTTTCTTCAGTGACGAAGATACAAAACTCGCTAAATCTGTTGATGTCAAGGTGGCTAATAAACGGCAAATTG GGATGTTACAACAGATGATTCTAAGCAGGGCAAGGAGAAGGTGA
- the LOC123156986 gene encoding uncharacterized protein isoform X3 translates to MTGRGATTRYLTAADNGDELNSSIVVGKYHRHLQSTPPTKSYGKGTGAAFTKELGYFNTGKHVSQMKDRKRATNPVNHQPKRRKVCQNISEEKHLDMDDSKLDLKFCTGSRKKKNFVEPKDLSHKLQREDLTFGSSTKRWYHSKNQTYQYERLNTGNENKELVFFSDEDTKLAKSVDVKVANKRQIGNTIRMLQQMILSRARRR, encoded by the exons ATGACGGGTCGCGGGGCCACAACGCGTTACCTCACCGCCGCTG ATAATGGTGATGAGCTCAACAGCAGCATCGTTGTTGGTAAATACCATCGGCACTTACAGTCTACTCCACCTACAAAGAGCTATGGCAAG GGCACTGGAGCAGCATTCACTAAAGAGCTAGGCTATTTTAACACAGGCAAACATGTTTCCCAAATGAAAGATCGGAAAAGAGCAACAAACCCCGTGAATCATCAACCAAAAAGGCGTAAAGTTTGTCAAAATATTTCTGAGGAGAAACATTTAGATATGGATGATAGTAAGTTAGATTTGAAGTTCTGTACAGGAAGTCGAAAGAAAAAAAACTTTGTTGAGCCAAAGGACTTGTCCCATAAACTACAGAGAGAAGATCTTACTTTTGGGAGTTCAACCAAGAG ATGGTACCATTCCAAGAATCAGACCTACCAATATGAGAGGTTAAATACAGGAAACGAGAATAAG GAATTAGTTTTCTTCAGTGACGAAGATACAAAACTCGCTAAATCTGTTGATGTCAAGGTGGCTAATAAACGGCAAATTGGTAACACAATAA GGATGTTACAACAGATGATTCTAAGCAGGGCAAGGAGAAGGTGA
- the LOC123156986 gene encoding uncharacterized protein isoform X5, with protein sequence MTGRGATTRYLTAADNGDELNSSIVVGKYHRHLQSTPPTKSYGKGTGAAFTKELGYFNTGKHVSQMKDRKRATNPVNHQPKRRKVCQNISEEKHLDMDDSKLDLKFCTGSRKKKNFVEPKDLSHKLQREDLTFGSSTKRWYHSKNQTYQYERLNTGNENKELVFFSDEDTKLAKSVDVKGCYNR encoded by the exons ATGACGGGTCGCGGGGCCACAACGCGTTACCTCACCGCCGCTG ATAATGGTGATGAGCTCAACAGCAGCATCGTTGTTGGTAAATACCATCGGCACTTACAGTCTACTCCACCTACAAAGAGCTATGGCAAG GGCACTGGAGCAGCATTCACTAAAGAGCTAGGCTATTTTAACACAGGCAAACATGTTTCCCAAATGAAAGATCGGAAAAGAGCAACAAACCCCGTGAATCATCAACCAAAAAGGCGTAAAGTTTGTCAAAATATTTCTGAGGAGAAACATTTAGATATGGATGATAGTAAGTTAGATTTGAAGTTCTGTACAGGAAGTCGAAAGAAAAAAAACTTTGTTGAGCCAAAGGACTTGTCCCATAAACTACAGAGAGAAGATCTTACTTTTGGGAGTTCAACCAAGAG ATGGTACCATTCCAAGAATCAGACCTACCAATATGAGAGGTTAAATACAGGAAACGAGAATAAG GAATTAGTTTTCTTCAGTGACGAAGATACAAAACTCGCTAAATCTGTTGATGTCAAG GGATGTTACAACAGATGA
- the LOC123156985 gene encoding polycomb group protein FIE1 — MARLGPGQGLGCEAAVGSLAPSRSREYKLCSKHTEGKRPLYAIGFNFIDARYYDVFATVGGNRVTTYRGLPDGNLAVLQAYIDADDAQSFYTLSWACDLDGTPLLVAAGSNAVIRVINCATEKLFKSFLGHGDSINEIRTQPLKPSLFISASKDESVRLWNVHTGICILIFAGGGGHRNEVLSVDFHPSDIYRIASCGMDNTVKIWSMKEFWPYVEKSFTWTDLPSKFPTKFVQFPLMTSVVHSNYVDCTRWLGDFILSKSVDNEIVLWEPKIKEQGPGEGSIDVLQKYPVPDCDIWFIKFSCDFHFNQLAIGNREGKIYVWEVQASPPVLITRLSSPQCKMPIRQTAVSFDGSTILACGEDGSIYRWDEVEHQAAKN, encoded by the exons ATGGCGAGGCTGGGCCCGGGGCAGGGGTTAGGGTGCGAGGCGGCCGTGGGGTCGCTGGCGCCCAGCCGGAGCCGGGAGTACAAGCTCTGCAGCAAGCACACCGAGGGCAAGCGCCCGCTCTACGCCATTGGCTTCAACTTCATCGACGCCCGCTACTACGACGTCTTTGCCACCGTCGGCGGCAATCGT GTGACGACATACCGTGGCCTCCCCGACGGTAATTTGGCTGTTCTGCAAGCATACATTGATGCGGAC GATGCTCAGTCATTCTACACTCTGAGCTGGGCTTGTGACCTTGACGGCACACCACTGCTAGTGGCAGCAGGAAGCAATGCGGTCATTCGGGTCATCAACTGTGCCACCGAGAAGTTGTTTAAG AGTTTTCTTGGCCATGGTGATTCAATAAATGAGATAAGAACTCAACCATTGAAGCCTTCGCTCTTCATTTCTGCAAGCAAG GATGAGTCTGTTAGGCTATGGAATGTCCATACAGGTATCTGCATCTTGATTTTTGCTGGAGGAGGAGGTCACCGTAATGAAGTATTGAGTGTT GACTTCCACCCTTCTGATATCTACCGAATTGCCAGTTGTGGCATGGATAATACTGTTAAAATCTGGTCAATGAAAG AATTTTGGCCATACGTGGAGAAATCCTTTACATGGACTGACCTTCCATCAAAATTTCCAACAAAATTTGTCCAATTTCCA CTTATGACTTCCGTGGTGCATTCTAACTATGTTGACTGTACTAGGTGGCTTGGTGACTTCATCCTGTCGAAG AGTGTTGACAATGAAATTGTTCTGTGGGAGCCAAAAATAAAAGAGCAGGGTCCCGGCGAG GGTAGCATTGATGTTCTTCAGAAGTACCCTGTGCCCGATTGTGACATTTGGTTTATCAAATTCTCATGTGATTTTCACTTCAATCAATTAGCAATAG GCAACCGCGAAGGCAAAATCTATGTGTGGGAAGTGCAGGCGAGCCCTCCTGTGCTAATTACCCG GCTGAGTAGTCCGCAATGCAAAATGCCAATAAGGCAGACTGCAGTGTCGTTTGATGGAAG CACGATCCTTGCCTGCGGCGAGGATGGCAGCATATACCGCTGGGACGaagtggaacatcaagctgcaaaAAATTGA